The genomic region GTATTGCGCGAGTCCCAGCCCCAGCTGCCTGAGATTGCTGGCGCAGCTGAGCCTGGAATCGCGGCCAATGACGGAGCGAAATAAGAGCGGTTCGGAGATAAGAGCGATGAAGATTACGGCGGCGGCGATAGAAGCGCCGGCGATCCCGCTGTTACGGCCGATCATGGGCCACCTCCTCTCACAGAGATATCCCTATCGTACCGTATTGGCGTGAGGAGCCAGACGTTTATTGGAGACGTTTGTAATCCAATTGCCGGCGGCTTTGCAGCATCCACCCTTGATCGGTCGAAATCCAGTGATCCAGGACCGTCATGTCCATCACCCCGCTCTGCTCCGCGCCGGTTTGCGCGTTGTGGATGGTCACTTCCTGGCGCTCCACGGCTTTGACATCGGCGGCGGCTCTCGTAGATTGGAGGGCGAACGTCACGATCCGTGTCGTGGTGCGCATGGATTTGACGAGGGCGAAGATCGCGGGGAGGCCATCCTTGCGGGCCTGGAGATTGAACTGGTCCCCCTTCAGATCTGTGCCCACGTAGTCCGGCGACGTGTGGGCGAGGGCGCCGGCGGCGTCCTTACGGTCGAGCGCGGCGTTCTGCTGACGGTATGTGTTCTGGATGGCGCTGCGCGCGCCGGCGGCGATATCGGCGTAGGCGGCGGTGGCGAGCGCGCCCAGCAGGGCGAGTGTGAAAACAAACGCTCTACGGCGGTCGTTGTTGTACATGGCGGACATTCCTAAAGTGTCGGCGCTTGAGCGCGCCAAGTCTTATTGTCGGTCGCAGGGCGGCAAAGCTGGAATCGGGCTCAAGGTTACAGTGGGTTTACAGTGCCGCGCGGGGAGCTCAAATCCGGTTCATGGAGACCAGGCGCCGGGTAAGTCCAACACACGACTGCTCCGAAAGTGAGCGGCCGGAAGGGAGGAAAGCCCATCATGGACTTTCATGAAATCGTAAACAACCCGGTGAACCGTCGAACCTTTTTGACCCGAATGGCCGCCGCAGGACTGGGTGTGGCCGCCATGGGACTGATGCCGGAGGCCGCGCACGCTTCGGGCCGCCCGGTGCTGACATTGGTCAACGTTCCCGAGAACTCGCACTTTCCCGGCATCCCGGGCAAGAACCTGCGCAACAAGACACTGAACTATGCGCTGACGCTGGAAATCCTGGAGGCGGATATCTACCGGCAAGGACTGAACCTCGCCGCCGGAAAACCGCTGGACACGCCGCTGCCCGATGATGTTTCCGGCTACGCGCTGTCGATTCCCGCCGGACAGGTCGCGCATCCCGCGCTCGGATTTCAGCTGCTCCAGCAGTTCGCGCCGGTCGAGGCCGCGCACCGGGACTACCTCCACGCCGCGATCCAGTCGCTGGGCGACACGCCGGTCTCGCCGAACCCTGGCGGCTACAAAGCCCCCTTCGGCGGCGATCTGGCTTCGGTCCTCGCCGTGATCCGCACACTGGAAGAGACGGGCGTTCGCGCCTATCTGGGCGCCGCGCAGTTCATTGGCGACAAAACGCTGACGCAGGCCGGCGCGAGCATCTACTCGACCGAGGCGCGCCATTCGGCGGCGATCAATTACGCCCTGGGACTGGAAGCCGGCCCCGCCAAGCAGCGTCTGGACAGCCAGGCGGTGATTCACCAGAATGGCGATAATAACTTTGAGTATTGGCTGACCCCGGAACAGGTGATCGCCAAGGCGAAGCCGTTCTTTGCATAGATTTGCGCCGCGTCGCCTTCGGCCCAATAGGCCGAAGTCTGAGACGCGCGAAAGGAATTGACCATGAACCACGAACCGATTGCCCATACGGAGCGTCGAGAATTTTTGGGATCGGCCGCGCGGACGGCGGCGATCGTGGCCGGAGCTACGCTGCTCGGCCCAAGCCTCGTCCGCGCCGCAGCGCCGCTGCAATATAAAGACATCTATCGCCCCAAGATTCTCAATTTGCCGGGCGGCCTGAAGGCTGGAGACGACATCCAGGTCCTGAACTACGCCCTGACTCTGGAGGATTTAGAATCGGACCTCTACATCCAGGCCGTGCAGCGCCTGACGATGGGCGGGACCAACAAGCTCGGCAAGCAGATCCCCGGTCTGGGCGTCAATGATATGGAGCCGGACGTCAAGTACTTGAAAATCTTCGCCGAAGTCGAGGCGGAGCATCGCGACTTCCTGCGCGGCTCGCTCAATAGCCTGTTTCACGGGATCGCCGTGAGTCCTTACAAATACGATTTCGGCATCGAGACTAAGTCGCGAGAGGAAGTGCTGGATCTGGTGCTGACGGCGGAAGCGCTCGGAACGGCGGCTTATCTGGGCGCGGTCCCGTACCTGAAGACACGCCTCTTCATCACGGCGGCGGCGGCGATCCAGGGCACGGAAGCGCGCCACACGGCGACGCTGACTCTGGTGCAAAACCAGCTGTTCGGCGGCTCCAAACCCAGCTCGCCCCTCGCTTCGGACAACCATGGGATCGATATGCCGATGGATCCGGACGCCGTGCTGGCGAAGGTCTCGCCATATATCGTCCGATAATCGCCGCCGAAAGGATCAAACGATGAAAAAGATACAGTGGACCCTCGCCGCCGTCGCCCTCGCGGCGCTCGCCGGCAATCTCGCGCCGGCCGCCCACGCGCAGGACGGCGATGGCTGGACCGTCACGAAGGCGCTCCAGTCGGAAAAGCTCGACTACAGCAAACTCAACAATTCGACCTACGACTACGCCGACATCGCGACCGCCAAAGGGAATCACTACTCCGACAACCAGGTCGCGACGATGCTGAAGATCGCGAAACTTTCGGGCCAAAGGTTCAAGGATGTCTTCTGGGCGCTCAACCGGGGCGAGACGTTCGCGATGCTCGCCGGGAAGTACAATATCCCTTACTCCCGTCTGCGCCATGTCGACGCGGAGAAGGACGAGATCGCGGCGTTCGAATCCGCGTATCTCGCGACAGGGAAAACGAGCGCGCGGCGTGATAAGATCGATGCGATTTTGATGAAATAGGATGTCCCGGCCCCATTCACAAGAGTCGGTTTTCGCGTACTGGGCAATAAATTAGCCAGCTGGGGGCGCTTCGCATTAAGGACCCCGCAA from Capsulimonas corticalis harbors:
- a CDS encoding ferritin-like domain-containing protein; this encodes MDFHEIVNNPVNRRTFLTRMAAAGLGVAAMGLMPEAAHASGRPVLTLVNVPENSHFPGIPGKNLRNKTLNYALTLEILEADIYRQGLNLAAGKPLDTPLPDDVSGYALSIPAGQVAHPALGFQLLQQFAPVEAAHRDYLHAAIQSLGDTPVSPNPGGYKAPFGGDLASVLAVIRTLEETGVRAYLGAAQFIGDKTLTQAGASIYSTEARHSAAINYALGLEAGPAKQRLDSQAVIHQNGDNNFEYWLTPEQVIAKAKPFFA
- a CDS encoding ferritin-like domain-containing protein, with amino-acid sequence MNHEPIAHTERREFLGSAARTAAIVAGATLLGPSLVRAAAPLQYKDIYRPKILNLPGGLKAGDDIQVLNYALTLEDLESDLYIQAVQRLTMGGTNKLGKQIPGLGVNDMEPDVKYLKIFAEVEAEHRDFLRGSLNSLFHGIAVSPYKYDFGIETKSREEVLDLVLTAEALGTAAYLGAVPYLKTRLFITAAAAIQGTEARHTATLTLVQNQLFGGSKPSSPLASDNHGIDMPMDPDAVLAKVSPYIVR